A portion of the Gemmatimonadaceae bacterium genome contains these proteins:
- a CDS encoding response regulator → MMTQDTYTIPITILICDDDEGDRMCTQQALQDAHIVNDLRFVEDGEQLLDYLQRRGAYAGETGAAPRPGLILLDLDLPRMDGLETIERIKADPTLVDIPMMMLTTSRLDSDVIDSHRLGASSFITKPLTFSGFVGAMNVLGRFGFELLESRPTAP, encoded by the coding sequence ATGATGACCCAGGACACGTACACGATCCCGATCACGATTCTCATCTGTGACGACGATGAAGGTGATCGGATGTGCACGCAGCAGGCACTCCAGGACGCGCACATCGTCAACGACCTGCGATTCGTCGAAGATGGCGAGCAGCTGCTCGACTACTTGCAACGCCGCGGCGCGTACGCCGGCGAGACGGGAGCCGCGCCGCGCCCGGGGCTGATTCTGCTCGACCTCGACCTGCCGCGAATGGACGGCCTCGAAACCATCGAGCGGATCAAAGCCGATCCAACGCTCGTCGACATTCCCATGATGATGCTCACGACGTCCCGGCTCGACTCCGACGTCATCGACAGCCATCGACTCGGCGCCAGCTCGTTCATCACGAAGCCGCTGACGTTCTCGGGGTTCGTCGGCGCGATGAACGTGCTCGGGCGGTTCGGCTTTGAGCTGCTGGAATCGCGACCGACGGCGCCGTAA
- a CDS encoding AI-2E family transporter — protein MAMLQEVQKLLAADLPAGRTRRSSPIAVVICIVVVIATLRLGRALALPIVIAVLLTLTFRAPVRWLARHRIPARLGAALVVFGVIGLVGGATALVASPAMEWIASAPRTIQTVEAKVRRVMKPLNALEQSADRMQQAAGTPGTRPPTMVQVVSPGMVERLTTGSLTAIPATLSVVFLTYFLLANDALGRRKLAGLLPGPVELDRRERLLDQIEMAASHFLVTVSLVNLCVGVATALALALIGVPNAVLWGSIAAVLNFVPYLGATVTLTLITIAATASIDSLPHALVAPAVFLAIHLTESNVVTPFALGRHLPLNTVAIFLGLLFFGWMWGIPGAVLAVPLTVCVRLVCDYVPALGHVGELLDN, from the coding sequence ATGGCGATGCTGCAAGAGGTGCAGAAGCTGCTCGCCGCCGACCTGCCCGCGGGACGCACCCGGCGGTCGTCGCCCATTGCAGTCGTGATTTGCATCGTCGTCGTCATCGCGACGCTCCGATTGGGACGTGCCCTCGCCCTACCGATCGTGATCGCGGTCCTGCTGACCCTCACGTTTCGGGCACCTGTTCGCTGGCTCGCGCGCCACCGCATCCCCGCCCGCCTCGGGGCGGCACTCGTCGTCTTCGGAGTGATTGGACTGGTCGGCGGCGCGACGGCGCTGGTCGCGTCGCCCGCGATGGAGTGGATTGCCTCCGCGCCACGAACCATCCAAACGGTCGAGGCGAAGGTTCGCCGCGTCATGAAGCCCCTCAACGCGCTCGAGCAATCCGCCGACCGTATGCAGCAGGCGGCGGGAACGCCGGGGACAAGGCCGCCGACTATGGTGCAGGTCGTGAGCCCGGGCATGGTGGAGCGCCTCACCACCGGCTCGCTGACGGCCATTCCCGCCACGCTCAGCGTTGTCTTTCTGACGTACTTTCTGCTCGCGAACGACGCGCTCGGCCGGCGAAAGCTCGCCGGTTTGTTGCCTGGCCCGGTCGAGCTCGACCGCCGTGAGCGCCTGCTCGATCAGATCGAGATGGCGGCGTCTCATTTTCTCGTGACGGTGTCACTCGTCAATCTCTGTGTCGGCGTCGCGACCGCGCTCGCTCTCGCGTTGATCGGGGTTCCGAACGCGGTGCTGTGGGGATCGATCGCCGCCGTGTTGAACTTCGTCCCCTACCTTGGCGCGACGGTGACGCTCACGCTCATCACGATCGCGGCCACCGCGAGCATCGACTCGCTACCCCATGCGCTCGTCGCGCCCGCCGTGTTTCTCGCGATTCACCTCACGGAGAGCAACGTCGTGACGCCGTTCGCGTTGGGACGCCACCTCCCGCTGAATACGGTCGCGATCTTTCTCGGCCTGTTGTTCTTCGGGTGGATGTGGGGAATTCCCGGGGCCGTGCTCGCCGTGCCGCTCACGGTCTGCGTTCGCCTCGTGTGCGATTATGTCCCGGCGCTCGGGCACGTGGGCGAGCTACTCGACAACTGA
- a CDS encoding response regulator transcription factor, with amino-acid sequence MTSIFSDGDRTITVAVVDDNRLVREALATMLSAVPDLTVVAAAVADPAFIEQTRPDVVLLDVGLADDDSLSVATALVKRCPSVRIIVMDLLPMSDDTMAFVNAGVCGFMLKDATFDEFVATIRSVAAGDKVLPARMTQSLFSQIAKVVETAEPARIIDDVRMTRREREVIELIGEGLSNKEIAQRLNIASHTVKSHVRNVMDKLALHTRLQIAAYLRRDGA; translated from the coding sequence ATGACGTCGATTTTTTCTGACGGCGATCGCACGATCACCGTGGCGGTGGTCGACGACAATCGACTCGTGCGCGAAGCATTGGCCACGATGCTGAGCGCCGTTCCCGACTTGACCGTTGTCGCCGCCGCCGTCGCAGACCCGGCGTTCATCGAACAAACGAGGCCGGATGTCGTGCTCCTCGACGTCGGATTGGCCGACGATGACAGCCTGAGTGTGGCGACGGCACTCGTGAAGCGGTGTCCCTCCGTCAGGATCATCGTCATGGACCTCCTCCCGATGAGCGACGACACCATGGCGTTCGTCAATGCGGGCGTGTGCGGGTTCATGCTCAAGGACGCGACGTTCGACGAATTCGTCGCCACCATCCGGTCCGTCGCCGCCGGCGACAAGGTGTTGCCCGCGCGCATGACGCAGTCGCTCTTCTCGCAAATCGCGAAGGTCGTCGAAACCGCAGAACCCGCCCGGATCATCGACGATGTGCGCATGACCCGGCGCGAGCGCGAGGTGATCGAGCTGATCGGCGAAGGCCTGAGCAACAAGGAAATCGCGCAGCGGCTCAACATCGCGTCGCACACCGTGAAGAGTCATGTGCGAAACGTGATGGACAAGCTGGCGCTGCACACTCGGCTGCAGATCGCCGCGTACCTTCGCCGGGACGGCGCGTGA